A region from the Vibrio artabrorum genome encodes:
- a CDS encoding glycerate kinase, with translation MKIVIAPDSYKESLTAMEVAVAIENGFKKVLPNAEYIKLPMADGGEGTVQSLIDATGGKVIAHTVTGPLGKPVEGFYGLLGDGKTAIIEMAAASGLHLVETELRNPLHTTTFGTGELIKAVLDQGVNHIIVGIGGSATNDGGLGMAQALGIRMLDKDGRDLGYGGGALEALDTIDISGLDPRLANVQFEVACDVDNPLCGEKGASFVFGPQKGATPEMVKQLDKNLAHYAEIMKSQLGRCVKDRPGAGAAGGLGAALLGLLDADLRPGIEIVMDAVNLSDVVADADLVITGEGRIDSQTIHGKTPIGVARTAKKYNLPVIGIAGSLASDCHVVHEHGIDAVFSVVNGAIDLPTALALAAQNVEMTARNVAAIYMIK, from the coding sequence ATGAAAATTGTAATTGCACCAGATTCATATAAAGAAAGCTTAACAGCAATGGAAGTTGCTGTTGCGATTGAAAATGGATTCAAAAAAGTATTGCCTAATGCAGAATACATTAAGTTGCCTATGGCTGATGGTGGCGAAGGGACGGTTCAGTCTCTAATTGATGCGACGGGTGGAAAGGTTATTGCGCATACTGTGACCGGTCCTCTTGGTAAGCCAGTAGAGGGGTTCTACGGTTTACTGGGCGATGGTAAAACAGCCATTATTGAAATGGCAGCCGCATCGGGTTTACATCTTGTTGAGACAGAACTGCGTAACCCATTGCATACAACAACTTTCGGTACAGGTGAATTGATCAAGGCGGTACTCGATCAAGGCGTTAACCATATTATTGTTGGTATCGGGGGGAGTGCGACGAATGATGGCGGCTTAGGCATGGCACAAGCCCTTGGCATTCGTATGTTGGATAAAGATGGTCGTGATCTTGGTTATGGTGGCGGTGCGTTAGAAGCTCTGGATACCATCGATATTTCTGGGTTAGATCCTCGATTAGCAAATGTTCAGTTTGAGGTCGCCTGTGATGTGGACAACCCATTATGCGGTGAGAAGGGAGCCTCATTTGTCTTTGGCCCACAAAAAGGGGCAACACCAGAAATGGTGAAGCAACTGGATAAGAATCTTGCTCATTATGCGGAAATTATGAAATCTCAATTGGGCCGTTGCGTAAAAGATCGACCTGGCGCAGGTGCTGCTGGTGGCTTAGGCGCGGCTTTGCTGGGGTTACTTGATGCAGACTTACGTCCAGGTATTGAAATTGTTATGGATGCAGTGAATTTATCAGATGTCGTTGCCGATGCTGATTTAGTCATTACTGGTGAAGGTCGTATTGATAGCCAGACAATTCACGGTAAGACACCTATTGGCGTAGCTCGTACTGCGAAAAAATACAATTTACCGGTTATTGGTATTGCGGGTAGCCTAGCCTCTGATTGTCATGTCGTACATGAGCACGGAATTGACGCTGTGTTTTCAGTGGTTAACGGTGCTATTGATTTACCCACTGCACTGGCTTTAGCTGCACAAAATGTAGAAATGACGGCTCGTAATGTTGCCGCAATTTACATGATAAAGTAG
- a CDS encoding GntP family permease — protein MIEVSTLGALSALIVAIALILKKVPPAYGMIIGALIGGVIGGVSLTDTVALMIGGAQGIVTAVLRILAAGVLAGVLIESGAATSIAETIVKKVGETRALLALALATMILTSVGVFVDVAVITVSPIALAIARRADISKTAILLAMIGGGKAGNVMSPNPNAIAASEAFHVPLTSVMAAGVIPGLCGMFFAYFIAKRLINKGSKVAEHEVVAVDHSKLPQFSAAIVAPLVAIILLSLRPIAGINIDPLIALPLGGLLGALAMGRFKDSNRFAISGLNRMAPVAIMLMGTGTLAGIIANSGLKGGLIDLLTTSGLPSYLLAPISGAMMSLATASTTAGAAVASNVFSSTILELGVPALAGAAMIHSGATVLDHMPHGSFFHATGGAVHMDIRERLKLIPYESAVGLMIAFVSVMMFGVFGLFV, from the coding sequence ATGATTGAAGTCTCGACCTTAGGTGCGTTATCAGCACTGATTGTAGCGATTGCTCTAATTTTAAAAAAAGTACCGCCGGCTTATGGCATGATCATTGGTGCGCTCATCGGTGGTGTCATCGGTGGTGTCTCTCTGACTGATACCGTCGCTCTGATGATTGGAGGTGCTCAGGGTATTGTTACCGCCGTACTTCGTATTCTGGCTGCGGGTGTGTTAGCCGGAGTGTTGATTGAATCAGGTGCAGCCACCTCGATTGCCGAAACCATTGTGAAAAAAGTGGGCGAAACAAGAGCATTACTTGCGCTTGCTTTGGCCACAATGATCTTAACGTCGGTTGGCGTATTTGTTGATGTCGCCGTCATTACTGTTTCCCCGATAGCCTTAGCGATTGCCCGTCGTGCCGACATCTCCAAGACCGCTATCTTATTGGCTATGATTGGCGGCGGTAAAGCCGGCAACGTCATGTCTCCTAACCCAAATGCTATTGCGGCGTCAGAAGCCTTCCACGTGCCATTGACCTCTGTTATGGCTGCTGGTGTTATACCTGGCCTTTGCGGGATGTTCTTCGCCTATTTCATTGCCAAACGCCTTATCAATAAAGGTAGCAAGGTAGCGGAACATGAAGTGGTCGCTGTTGATCACTCTAAATTACCTCAGTTTTCAGCCGCTATCGTTGCACCGCTGGTTGCTATCATTTTGCTTTCATTACGTCCTATTGCCGGTATCAATATTGACCCATTGATCGCTTTGCCTTTGGGGGGCCTTTTAGGAGCTCTTGCAATGGGCCGCTTTAAGGACAGTAACCGTTTTGCCATTTCTGGATTAAACCGAATGGCACCTGTCGCAATCATGTTGATGGGCACAGGTACTTTAGCTGGCATCATAGCTAATTCGGGCTTAAAAGGTGGCTTGATTGACCTCTTAACGACTTCTGGTTTGCCTTCTTATCTGTTGGCTCCTATCTCGGGTGCGATGATGTCTTTGGCAACGGCTTCAACAACCGCCGGTGCTGCAGTTGCATCGAACGTATTTAGTAGCACCATTCTTGAGCTTGGCGTTCCGGCTCTTGCGGGAGCCGCCATGATTCATTCAGGTGCGACAGTGCTTGACCATATGCCCCACGGTAGTTTCTTCCATGCAACGGGCGGAGCTGTACATATGGACATTCGCGAGCGTTTAAAGTTGATTCCTTATGAATCGGCTGTCGGTCTTATGATTGCGTTCGTTTCTGTAATGATGTTCGGTGTTTTTGGTCTGTTTGTTTAA